taaaatgttatcatCAGAAATCTAACACGTAACTAAAGCTGTCTGAGAAATGTAGCCGAGTAAAAAGGTACGAGGTTTTCTCACCTTCACCTCGAACTCAAAGTGCTCGTCCTTCCCCTGCCCGCGGAGAACGTAACGTGGAATGCTAATTTTGACGGGCTCCTGGAGGCTGTCGGCGCTCGACCCGAGAGGACGGGAGACCAAGTGCTGCAaaggaagaagaacaagaaaaaaaaaaacaacaggaagaaagaggtgaagagCAGAGGGTTGACGTAAATTCATTTCTGAACGTGATTTTAGCAGAAAGCAgaatgattttcaaaataaaacagagaattAAAGTTCAATCTTTATTATCCTGTTTACACTTAATCAGTGACATGGTTGATTAATTCAACTTCAATAATCAGATCATTTACAAACATGACGAGTCACATTTACTTCAAATcaccaaaatgttttctcttaaAAATGCAGCAAAGTTCCGAAGATCAAAAATCTAGAAGAATCgtcaaaaagaataaaaggaaTTAACAGACATTTAACTTCCATGAATACAAAGAGCTTCTtggttcagtgttttcattcagaGGTTAACACACGTCTGAACTCACGTTACAGAAACCgtcaaatgtttacattttgaagACTTGTCTTTGTTGTTGATTTGACATCATAAAATAAACGAGGTGTCGGATCATTTGgttcagaaaaagaaacatgagcTCCGGTGACTCAGGTACAAAGATGATTAATAAAGATCTCGGCTTCTGAGCTACAACCGAAGCAGAACTTCCAGGAGTGGCACTGACGAGTGTAATCAGAGGTGGAGGACGCTTCAACTGAGCCGAGCCGTGACGCCACCCTCTGTTCTCCACTTGTAAACACAATGTCGACCACCAGGCAGCCGTCCTGCTGACTCACTATCAGGCGTCTGACATCTGAGCGCTTGTGGAGTTCAAGTCCCTGAAACTGTGGCTGCGCAGGAACCAGGCTGGAGCCCCGCGGCACTGGGTGAAAGACGCCGTCCTCCCGGAGAAGAACTACGTGAGTGTCGGTCAAGAGGAGCTGAAAGATGGTGTCCTGGTGGACCCGGGTGGAGTTCATGACCTTGACACTGGTGTAGAGGAGAGGACAAACATCCGCCAGAGAAGGTTTGCCAGGGCCGTCCATATTCCCATGGACAATGTAGAGTAAGTCGGCGAGAACCCGCTTGAACCTGGAGGTGACCTGAAGGCCGTTGTCCAGGATGATGTCAGGAACAGTTGATGTCCAGTCCAGCGAGAGGAGTGTGAGGTCATCAGAGAGTAACGGGTGACTTTGAATCCCTTCAGAGAACCTTTCAGGAGCGACAGCCTTCAATAAAGCCTTACAGAACTCCTGGGTAAGCTCTTTGCTGTGGGTGAAGACGGCCAAGACGTCACCTTCAGAGCAGCCGATTAGGCGGACATGCTGTCCTGCCAAACTAATCTGGACCTTCTTGATTTCCAGGAGATGAACATGGTGAAAAAGAACCAAAGTGTCCTGAGGATCTGAGCCTGCTGAGAATACCCTCATGTCCTTTTCTGACAAAAGCAAGCAGCCAGGCTTCGGGACGGGTTCCTTACTCTTGGCTGTTTTTACCCAGAAGATGCTCAGAAGTTTGCCACCTTGGATTTGAGGCGACAGAGATTCCAACTTTTCTAGCATCTCCTGTGATGAACATGTCTGCAGCTGGGAAAGAACTGAAGGCAGCTCGACCAGCCTCTGATGAAACGCTTCAGGACTTCTGTCTTTGaaagaagacacagatccaTCCGGCCATCTTGAGATGTCCATGATCACAGAAGTTTTCTGAGGAAGGTAACGAGCGCAGTCCCTCGACAGATCAACCAAACCGACTTTGGTGAGTGACTGCATGGAGGAttgtggctgtggctgaagCAGTGGCAGTTCTTTGGAAACCATGGTCACGTACTGAGAGAGAACAACCTTAATTTCCTCGACTCCCACTTTTCGAACGATGTCCCGTGTGTCCTGTAACCTTCTGCCTGCATCTTTGTAGGCGTCGGACAGTTTTCTGACAAAATATCCAAAATCGTAGCTTCTGTTTGTCTCCACCTTCTCATCGTCTGTCTCTCGTTTTGTTTGACCACATTCCTTCCACTGCTCCTTCGAGTTCCGTGACTTTGACTGATCACGTTCTGCATCTTCATCTTTCCCAAGGTCGCATGTTTGGCGTTTGACTTTTTCTATTGAGTTTGAATAAGAGCTTCGATTCACGACCAACTCCGCTTCGCTGTTCTCGTTTTCAACAAATCTATAAACAGCTCTGCAAACGTCAACAGGAATATTCACTGCTGGTTTCCACCCCGTGTTTCTGCCTGCATCTTTGgacctttcttctttttcaatcAAGACTTCAGCAGTGGAAACtactttttcttctctgtgacgCTCTAACGGGACATTTTCTGGTTCTTCTGAAGCGTTTTGCTCGATCTTAGCAGGAGAGTTTGCTTCAAGCTCCGTTGCCAACAGGAAGCTAGACCCCAACCTGCTGGTTCTCTGTGTGCACAAGGGGGAGTCCGTGACTACATCGTCAGGAGGAACGTGATGGTTCTTTGATTTAAGTCCATAATTCACCCCAATGAGAATTACAGATGCTGCTCACCAGGTGCTCAGGTGGATGGTGAGTGATTCAAAATTAAGTGTGAAGAGGTTTAACATGCAAATTAGGTAAAAAGTTATACTTTCAAAAGCTTTTTGAAATCTTTAAATGAATCAAACGTGGGTAAAGTAGAATTTGAAAAAGGTTCTCATGATCACAGGATTCCTGAACTTTTAAGGTTCTGACCGAAAGTTTACTATCTCACACTGAacttcacaagaaaaacaagaaaatagcAAATACTTTTTTACCCatgtttgatttcatgtttttaaaaatggacTGTGAGCAGAAATTtcaagatgttttattttctatgagGTTATTTTCCATGCAATGGTTTGTTACCATCCTCAGGCAGAGAATGAGTTTCCTGATAACTGTTATTCATGAGAATAACCAGCAGTGTCCGACAGAAACACCCAGAGCTGCCAAACAAGCTCAATCAATCCGATATGGAACTCTGCATTGtgctgtcaaaataaaagcccaaacCAAACTGGGTGAGTGAAATCAGTGTCTGCGATTACAAAACAAAACGTGTCTCTGTGAGTTGGCAGCTCTGAAGATTTAAAATGGAAACTCATTCACATTTTTCCTTTACAATGAAATTTCATTTCTAATTATAAGGAATGAGGAATTCAAGTTAATCCAGTGGACGATGTTTAACTCCTGTCGACAACAGGATCATTGATTATTTGACCATTAATTATTGGATTGTAATTCAtccccaaaacaaaacaagatactGGTCTTACCTCATATTTCAGCCTCCTTGGATTCATGTTTTGCAGCTTTTCATCATCctaaagagaataaaactttGCATCAACTGATGATCAGTGAATATAAACGAAATATTCTTCAtttgcaaaataacaaaatcaaaAGTTTAAGATTCTGAATCATAACAACAGGAAAAAGGGAGAAATTAAAGAGACGCAGCATAAATGAAAAACTAGGAGTGAAACCAAAGTGACTGAAAGTGGATCCGTCGTCACACTGAGGGAAATCATGCAGATTACAAAGTGTGATTGTGACGTGAGGAGGATCCTGGTCTTACCTGGTCTGTTAATCTAACAGAGCTACAGTCACTAACTTCCTCCTCGTCCTGCGGGTTAAAGAGCTAAACATGAGTCAGAGGGCTAAAGTCAAAACACTTTCATCTGATCTGCTAATCCATCAATTTGGTCAAAGTTAAAAAACAGCGATAAACTTCCTGACGTCTTCAGCAACTTTTCAAAACATGGTAAActtacaaaaacataaaaacacaatattcacacatttgagaagctggaagtCATCTTGAAAACTGATGATGAAACGTCTCATCACTTATCAAAACTAATGAACGACTCATCTTCTGTGTGAGGatgaaataaagagagagggacaattCTCACCCTGAGAGATTCACAGGACTCGGACAGATCCAGCTCGCCGCCGCCGTTCAGGAAGTTCATCTTACGTAACCTTCGTTGCACTTCCTCCTCGATGTAGGCGTTGATCCTGGAACAAAGGAAGACGACCAGAAccaacatcaaaaacaaaactaaagtaTTTCCCACCGAACCAGTTACAGGAACAGCAAcgctttattttgaaggtccaacATTTTACAGCCAATTTCCTGCTAATTATTCAGACATTTCAGAGAAAAGATCAAGATCCTAATTATAAAGAACACGTGAACTATGCCAACAGTCCTGGTGGTGGCGCTACAGTAGAAAGCTTTAGAAAATTGTTTTCACCAAATTATAATCTGGATTGAGCAGAAACTGACAACGTGTTCGTGGCTCGGTGCAGAATTCAAACAGAACATTTGTCACCTGTCAGTCAAtgtaaacacaacctccttCAGCTCTGTGAACATAAATGACAGATGAAAGATCAGGATTTGATCTTTTTACAGTAATAATCCGCAGCTCTTCATCATGACTCAGTCTCACCTCGTCTATTCAAGCTAAATGCATCCGAGCGTCTCACCTGTCGTCGGACAGCGGCAGCAGCGTGTGCAGACTCTGGATGTGACTGACCGGAGAGCCGCCGTGACTCGTCTTCTCCTCGTTACTGATCGAGTGAGTCctgctgttttcttctccttcgCTGATCCCCTGCCTCAGCTTCCGGATCTCCCACTCCACCCTGACAAGAAAGAGAAGACGAGCGTGAGCGAGCAgagctgctctgattggtcaacgTGCTCTCACTTGACCTGCTTAGTAAAGACGTGTGAACGAGGCTCTTTACGTTCACACATGTTCGTGTTTCAGGAGCAAAACTTCTCCCACTGACTTTTTACCTTCTACATTACAATCTACACTCCAGGAAATGACCTCATTAAttataatcacatttaaatgaaccaTCTGTCACCGCGTCATGTGATGCTCTGACCTCTGCTGGTCCAGCTCCGCCCCCCTCAGGTTCCTCTGGACCGAGCTCTTgagcctctgctcctctgtgtcgGGCTCCGGGGAGATGCTGCGCCTCAGGGCCGAGTGCCGCCTCTCCAGCCGGGCCACTGCCTGCTCCATcgcctccctctgctgcttctctttcgACTCCAGgatctccttctccttcctcctcaccttctcctcctgccgGGCCACGTTGGCTGTGAACTCATAGGtttcctggagctgctgcagctgctgagcaCTGTGCCAGTGGAGGTTCAGCTTTTCCTCcttgtcctccagctccttctccaCCTGGTACAGTGTGTTGTCCAGTCCCGGTGGATTGTTGCAGTTCCCGTTGCTGCCGGTGCTGCGCTCCAACACCTCCATGgctctctgcttctcctcgGCCAGCGCGGGGAGGAGGTCGTCGGCAAGGCTGGTCAGCTGCCGCTCCTTGAGCTGCAGCCTGTGTTCCGCCTGCTTCACCAGTTGCTCCTCCTGGCAGACCGCCGTGGCGTCCTGCGCCCCCTTCTCCTGCAtctccttcagctgctgctgtcttTCTTTGAGGCCATGAGCGAGGAGCAGCACTGTGTTTCTCTCAGCGGCGACCTCCTTCTCCAGATGCTCCTTCTGCTGCCGGAGCCCCTCCTCCAGCTGACCCAGCTCCTTCACCTGAGCCACCTTGAAGTCCGTGTATCGACTCTGAGCAGATCGGGCCTCCTCTTCGGCATCATCCACATCCTGCCGCTCTCCAGCCTCTTTGGCTCGGAGGAGCGCTCCTCTAATTTCGGCCAATGCTCTGCGCCCCTCCTCGAGGCGGTCGGCGTCCTCCCGGGTCAACAGCGTGGTGGCTGCCTCGTGTTTCtccctcagctgctcctccagcctGCCCACCAGGCTCAGCTGCTCccgctcctgctcctccagccgCCGCTGCTCAGCCTCCAGACGAACCTTCTGCTCCTCGCGCTCTTTCTTCAGCCTCGTCAGCTCCCGATAGATTTCCGTCTGCTCTGCAGCCTCCTGCTGCATCCGCTGCTCCTCGTCCCGCTCTTCCACAGCGTCACCCGCCAGCTGCTGGTTCCACCGCTGCTGCAGGAGGTCCTCCCCCTGGATCTCAGAGCGCCTCTCCTCCTCAAAGCGCTCCTTCTCGGCCAGGAAGTCACGCAGACGGCTCTCGATGTCATGGCTACGGCGGCGGAGGCTCTCCTCCTGACGGAGAATTCGCTGCTGCACCTCCTCAGACTCTTTGCGTTGGCTCTCTACCTCCTGCTGGAGGAGCTCAAGCTCCGCCTTCTCACTCTGCTGCTTCGCCTCCATCTCCTTGATCAACCTCCTGCACCAACACACATGAATCAAAAACAAGGAGACacctgtttccatgacaacgtGAAGAAGACATCAAGTTTTTATCCACCCACTGACATCCACCCACTGACATCCACCCACTGACATCCACCCACTGACATCCACCCACACCCACTGACATCCACCTACTGACATCCACCCACTGACATCCACCCACTGACATCCACCCACTGACATCCACCTACTGACATCCACCCACACCTACTGACATCCACCCACTGACATCCACCCACACCTACTGACATCCACCCACTGACATCCACCCACTGACATCCACCCACTGACATCCACCCACACCTACTGACATCCACCCACAGACATCCACCTACTGACATCCACCCACACCTACTGACATCCACCCACTGACATCCACCCACACCTACTGACATCCACCCACTGACATCCACCCACTGACATCCACCCACTGACTTTCACCGGCTGGAAACTGAAATCAACACATTTGAGTCAAAATGACTCTTCTACCTTTGGAgctccagtttctccagctcctctcgtTGCTGCCTCTCAAACTCCAACCTGGGAAAATAACAGATCCTCCATCAGCTCACGTTCACCTCGTCAGAAgacagaacacatcacacatcgGACACCACGACAAGCACAGTGAGTAGAAACAGCACTGGACGCATGAGATGAGGAACGAGCTGCAATGAAAAGCCAGGCAATAAAAGCAACGATGAGTTTTCTAGTTTCAGGCGTCGAACAGAAGCAGCAGGATGAcgtgcagaaataaaacaacaggacGAGGAATCAggttgagagagaaaacaagtcGACACACATCTCTGAGAACAACGGGACAGTGAAGACAGAAAGTGGACGACTGAGTCTACCTGAGGAAGACGGGGCCCTTCTCAGTGAAGAGACTGTCGACAGGACAGGGTGGACAGAGTCAACGttaacacagaaaacagaacacTACAAACACCTCTGCTCCGTCACAGGATCATCCCGAATAAAATGATCTAGAAGTAAACAACCTAACTAATCTGAGGTTGAACCTGTACAATGATTCTTCAGTTAGCCACAGTTAGCTCTGATGGGGGCAAAGGTCAGAGGGCACACGATAACCAGCAGGGTTCAACCCTGGAGATAAGCTCAGACACTTCTCATCTTTCAGAGGAGGTTTGTGTAGATCTGACTGGACCGGTTGGTGGAGACGGATGAAAGGACACTGAGAAGAAGAGAAGTGTCTCTGATGAAAACTGTTCACTGTTtaataaacatgacttttatCTGAAAGATGTCTCAACTACAAATCCTCTTTCTTCTGCATGAACAGTGTGAAATGTTTCTGGTATTTGTTGTTGGTCCTCGGTGCAGAGACACCGAGTCCATCAGACGCTCAGTCAGtcatgggggagggggggtgcagGGGGGGTGCAGAGCTGGTTCAGAGCTGATCAGCTcatgcagatgtttttatggTCACTCACCCGGGGTTGTAGAGCATCACAGTCGACAGGTTCTCACACGACCTGGACAGATCCGTCATCGACAGGCTGAAGGTGGAGAGCAGGCCGCTCTggtaaaggtcagaggtcacaggtcaTTAATGACTGAAGGTCATAGCTCGTTCttatctctctgatgtttgaaGTCTTCATCCTCCAACACAAACCTTTCGTTTCTCCCTCAGCTTTGCCGCCTCCTTCGGATGGTTGAACCGAAACATGTTTGTCCTCCCGAGCAGAAGAACGGCGCCTGGACGATGACAgaacaaacatttcagaaaacacGCCTGCATCATGGGaatctaagtgaacatttgttcTAAATCTGAAGATCCCTCAAGGTGCTCGATTGAGACGACAATGAGGCACAGCCTGAAAAAATGATGTCGCcaacacagacataaaaaacatatgagatgatgtatattatgatttgatgctatacaaataaaactgaatacgagcttttctttatttgtattttattttaaatgattatcTTTGttctttggttttatttcatgtttctgcTCCAGAGGCTGAGAAATGAAAGTTTGTGTAAACGTTCTCAGGAGATGATTTTAAAGAACCCTCAGGTTTGAACATGACTCAGCTGTTAAAGGGTTAAAGTGACTTTGAGACCAACGATTGGTTTTCACTTCTCACCTTGGTTGAGCTGCGACGGCTCCGTCACCTGAACCCCGTTAACAGAGCACTGAGCTCCACCCAGAGGCACCAGGGTCACCGTACCGCTCTGACTCTCAAACATGCAGTGTTCACTCTCCAGGTCGAGACCGTGAAggactggaggaggaagaacatTGTGTCATCAGACTGTTACAACGAAAACCAACTGTTTGTGTGGACGTGTTGTGTAaccagtgtgtgtatgaggaacatgtgaggaacatgtgaggatcATGTTAGGAACATGTGAGGATCATgccaggaacatgtgaggaacatgcgAGGAACATGTGTGTGACACTGACGATCTGTCCCGGTTGTAGCTGCCTGTCGTCTGATATCAGCTGGGGTGGACTCAGCCCCCCTCAACTCTTGAAGCTTCACCAGTATAGATGAGGGATGGACTTCAACCTCTGACTAATAAACGACCACATGACTTTAATTCTAAGTTCAGGTTTATTTAAGATTCACTCACCGATGTCCTGCTCTGTGGACGCGTCCTCTCTGCCCACGTATGTCCGTCCTTCCTGAGGACgaaggaaaacagaaaatgtctgagaCAACAGGACCCTTCACTCAGCTCAGGTCAACTCTTTCTACCATCTGTGACATGAGAAGTAAAGGTTGAGGAAATGTTTCAGGAagtttcatctttgttttccagttaaatttaattaaatggaTGATCTGATCTGAGATCAGGTGGACGCAGTCTGATTTCTGACCTTCAGGTGATACAGGATGATTCCGGTGCTGAGGAGGTCGTCGTCGATGCCGATGAGGTGAGGCAGCTCCGAGTCCAACACCACGCCGATGCCCTCTTTCCTCAGAGCCAGAGTCTCCTCCTGCAGAAGCATTTTCACATCCACTGTTCAACGTTTGAGTCCAACAGTTAAGTGAGTCCACGCTGAGTTTGAaactctggttttgtgttttagtctgaaccgaaactgagactttagtaaacggtgacgcccacgttctcttctgattggttctcatcagtcacgtgactcgactaccagcggtgaacacaaagcgtcgctaacacttcctgtcaggaacagttccacctcgtcatCGCTCAGAGAAAAGAGATCACGCTCTGACTCTTCAcaaagcaaccaactgcagaggagacactctacttcctgtttacatcacatgaccactgtACATGAATGATCATGTGACAAACACGAACAAAATCTGAGAACTGCGGAGAAAAAGGTTTGTTCTGTAAAATATCCACGAGTGTGAACGTGAACAAACCTTGAGGATGTTCTGGGTCTCGTTCCATTTATTGGTCCACTCCTTCGTCAGCTCCAGAACCTGCAAACAGACGGACCACACAGAACACATGACCTTCTGTCCCGCTGCAGGTGTGAATCATCCTCATTGTAATGTTCTCATGAATTCTTTGAATTATGTTGAAAGAGAGAATTACAAAATAAACTGATTATCTGAGTCagaattaaaggtccagtgtgtcagactTAGGTGAAacgatctattggcagaaatcaattttttttttttaaataatccggaggcagccatgtttttacagaagctcaaactggacaaactacaccttttgagtttctatgacaactggagctgccacaggttctctgtcatgtttggaagggggggtattcagctgcaacgtgacacttcaccactagatgtcactacattccacacactgaacctttaaacacagAGTTCTGTTGTAACAGGAGAGTTTGAGCGTGGGGTTAAACGTGCGACGACACGGTGAGACGTCGGACTCACTCTGGCTTCGTTCTGGTGCAGTTTCTCCTCCATGCTCAGAGCGGTGGGTGAATCCAGGAGCGCGATCTGAAACAGAGAAGATGA
This is a stretch of genomic DNA from Paralichthys olivaceus isolate ysfri-2021 chromosome 8, ASM2471397v2, whole genome shotgun sequence. It encodes these proteins:
- the kif16ba gene encoding kinesin-like protein KIF16B isoform X4, which gives rise to MASVRVAVRVRPMNRREKDLTSKCIIKMEGTKTSITNLKIPDGVTGDSMRDRTKTFTYDFSYDSTDCKSSTFVSQEKVFRDLGSDVLKAAFEGYNACVFAYGQTGSGKSYTMMGNPGDAGLIPRICEGLFSRILEATRWDEASFRTEVSYLEIYNERVRDLLRRKSTQTYNLRVREHPKDGPYVEDLSKHLVQNYSDVEELMEAGNINRTTASTGMNDVSSRSHAIFTINFTQAKFDAEMPSETVSKIHLVDLAGSERADATGATGVRLKEGGNINKSLVTLGNVISALADMTQASANTNLKKKSVFVPYRDSVLTWLLKDSLGGNSKTFMIATVSPADVNYGETLSTLRYANRAKNIINKPTINEDSNVRLIGELRAEIARLKALLVQGNQIALLDSPTALSMEEKLHQNEARVLELTKEWTNKWNETQNILKEETLALRKEGIGVVLDSELPHLIGIDDDLLSTGIILYHLKEGRTYVGREDASTEQDIVLHGLDLESEHCMFESQSGTVTLVPLGGAQCSVNGVQVTEPSQLNQGAVLLLGRTNMFRFNHPKEAAKLREKRKSGLLSTFSLSMTDLSRSCENLSTVMLYNPGLEFERQQREELEKLELQRRLIKEMEAKQQSEKAELELLQQEVESQRKESEEVQQRILRQEESLRRRSHDIESRLRDFLAEKERFEEERRSEIQGEDLLQQRWNQQLAGDAVEERDEEQRMQQEAAEQTEIYRELTRLKKEREEQKVRLEAEQRRLEEQEREQLSLVGRLEEQLREKHEAATTLLTREDADRLEEGRRALAEIRGALLRAKEAGERQDVDDAEEEARSAQSRYTDFKVAQVKELGQLEEGLRQQKEHLEKEVAAERNTVLLLAHGLKERQQQLKEMQEKGAQDATAVCQEEQLVKQAEHRLQLKERQLTSLADDLLPALAEEKQRAMEVLERSTGSNGNCNNPPGLDNTLYQVEKELEDKEEKLNLHWHSAQQLQQLQETYEFTANVARQEEKVRRKEKEILESKEKQQREAMEQAVARLERRHSALRRSISPEPDTEEQRLKSSVQRNLRGAELDQQRVEWEIRKLRQGISEGEENSRTHSISNEEKTSHGGSPVSHIQSLHTLLPLSDDRINAYIEEEVQRRLRKMNFLNGGGELDLSESCESLRDEEEVSDCSSVRLTDQDDEKLQNMNPRRLKYERTSRLGSSFLLATELEANSPAKIEQNASEEPENVPLERHREEKVVSTAEVLIEKEERSKDAGRNTGWKPAVNIPVDVCRAVYRFVENENSEAELVVNRSSYSNSIEKVKRQTCDLGKDEDAERDQSKSRNSKEQWKECGQTKRETDDEKVETNRSYDFGYFVRKLSDAYKDAGRRLQDTRDIVRKVGVEEIKVVLSQYVTMVSKELPLLQPQPQSSMQSLTKVGLVDLSRDCARYLPQKTSVIMDISRWPDGSVSSFKDRSPEAFHQRLVELPSVLSQLQTCSSQEMLEKLESLSPQIQGGKLLSIFWVKTAKSKEPVPKPGCLLLSEKDMRVFSAGSDPQDTLVLFHHVHLLEIKKVQISLAGQHVRLIGCSEGDVLAVFTHSKELTQEFCKALLKAVAPERFSEGIQSHPLLSDDLTLLSLDWTSTVPDIILDNGLQVTSRFKRVLADLLYIVHGNMDGPGKPSLADVCPLLYTSVKVMNSTRVHQDTIFQLLLTDTHVVLLREDGVFHPVPRGSSLVPAQPQFQGLELHKRSDVRRLIVSQQDGCLVVDIVFTSGEQRVASRLGSVEASSTSDYTRQCHSWKFCFGCSSEAEIFINHLCT
- the kif16ba gene encoding kinesin-like protein KIF16B isoform X3, whose amino-acid sequence is MASVRVAVRVRPMNRREKDLTSKCIIKMEGTKTSITNLKIPDGVTGDSMRDRTKTFTYDFSYDSTDCKSSTFVSQEKVFRDLGSDVLKAAFEGYNACVFAYGQTGSGKSYTMMGNPGDAGLIPRICEGLFSRILEATRWDEASFRTEVSYLEIYNERVRDLLRRKSTQTYNLRVREHPKDGPYVEDLSKHLVQNYSDVEELMEAGNINRTTASTGMNDVSSRSHAIFTINFTQAKFDAEMPSETVSKIHLVDLAGSERADATGATGVRLKEGGNINKSLVTLGNVISALADMTQASANTNLKKKSVFVPYRDSVLTWLLKDSLGGNSKTFMIATVSPADVNYGETLSTLRYANRAKNIINKPTINEDSNVRLIGELRAEIARLKALLVQGNQIALLDSPTALSMEEKLHQNEARVLELTKEWTNKWNETQNILKEETLALRKEGIGVVLDSELPHLIGIDDDLLSTGIILYHLKEGRTYVGREDASTEQDIVLHGLDLESEHCMFESQSGTVTLVPLGGAQCSVNGVQVTEPSQLNQGAVLLLGRTNMFRFNHPKEAAKLREKRKSGLLSTFSLSMTDLSRSCENLSTVMLYNPGLEFERQQREELEKLELQRRLIKEMEAKQQSEKAELELLQQEVESQRKESEEVQQRILRQEESLRRRSHDIESRLRDFLAEKERFEEERRSEIQGEDLLQQRWNQQLAGDAVEERDEEQRMQQEAAEQTEIYRELTRLKKEREEQKVRLEAEQRRLEEQEREQLSLVGRLEEQLREKHEAATTLLTREDADRLEEGRRALAEIRGALLRAKEAGERQDVDDAEEEARSAQSRYTDFKVAQVKELGQLEEGLRQQKEHLEKEVAAERNTVLLLAHGLKERQQQLKEMQEKGAQDATAVCQEEQLVKQAEHRLQLKERQLTSLADDLLPALAEEKQRAMEVLERSTGSNGNCNNPPGLDNTLYQVEKELEDKEEKLNLHWHSAQQLQQLQETYEFTANVARQEEKVRRKEKEILESKEKQQREAMEQAVARLERRHSALRRSISPEPDTEEQRLKSSVQRNLRGAELDQQRVEWEIRKLRQGISEGEENSRTHSISNEEKTSHGGSPVSHIQSLHTLLPLSDDRINAYIEEEVQRRLRKMNFLNGGGELDLSESCESLRLFNPQDEEEVSDCSSVRLTDQDDEKLQNMNPRRLKYERTSRLGSSFLLATELEANSPAKIEQNASEEPENVPLERHREEKVVSTAEVLIEKEERSKDAGRNTGWKPAVNIPVDVCRAVYRFVENENSEAELVVNRSSYSNSIEKVKRQTCDLGKDEDAERDQSKSRNSKEQWKECGQTKRETDDEKVETNRSYDFGYFVRKLSDAYKDAGRRLQDTRDIVRKVGVEEIKVVLSQYVTMVSKELPLLQPQPQSSMQSLTKVGLVDLSRDCARYLPQKTSVIMDISRWPDGSVSSFKDRSPEAFHQRLVELPSVLSQLQTCSSQEMLEKLESLSPQIQGGKLLSIFWVKTAKSKEPVPKPGCLLLSEKDMRVFSAGSDPQDTLVLFHHVHLLEIKKVQISLAGQHVRLIGCSEGDVLAVFTHSKELTQEFCKALLKAVAPERFSEGIQSHPLLSDDLTLLSLDWTSTVPDIILDNGLQVTSRFKRVLADLLYIVHGNMDGPGKPSLADVCPLLYTSVKVMNSTRVHQDTIFQLLLTDTHVVLLREDGVFHPVPRGSSLVPAQPQFQGLELHKRSDVRRLIVSQQDGCLVVDIVFTSGEQRVASRLGSVEASSTSDYTRQCHSWKFCFGCSSEAEIFINHLCT
- the kif16ba gene encoding kinesin-like protein KIF16B isoform X13, which encodes MASVRVAVRVRPMNRREKDLTSKCIIKMEGTKTSITNLKIPDGVTGDSMRDRTKTFTYDFSYDSTDCKSSTFVSQEKVFRDLGSDVLKAAFEGYNACVFAYGQTGSGKSYTMMGNPGDAGLIPRICEGLFSRILEATRWDEASFRTEVSYLEIYNERVRDLLRRKSTQTYNLRVREHPKDGPYVEDLSKHLVQNYSDVEELMEAGNINRTTASTGMNDVSSRSHAIFTINFTQAKFDAEMPSETVSKIHLVDLAGSERADATGATGVRLKEGGNINKSLVTLGNVISALADMTQASANTNLKKKSVFVPYRDSVLTWLLKDSLGGNSKTFMIATVSPADVNYGETLSTLRYANRAKNIINKPTINEDSNVRLIGELRAEIARLKALLVQGNQIALLDSPTALSMEEKLHQNEARVLELTKEWTNKWNETQNILKEETLALRKEGIGVVLDSELPHLIGIDDDLLSTGIILYHLKEGRTYVGREDASTEQDIVLHGLDLESEHCMFESQSGTVTLVPLGGAQCSVNGVQVTEPSQLNQGAVLLLGRTNMFRFNHPKEAAKLREKRKSGLLSTFSLSMTDLSRSCENLSTVMLYNPGLEFERQQREELEKLELQRRLIKEMEAKQQSEKAELELLQQEVESQRKESEEVQQRILRQEESLRRRSHDIESRLRDFLAEKERFEEERRSEIQGEDLLQQRWNQQLAGDAVEERDEEQRMQQEAAEQTEIYRELTRLKKEREEQKVRLEAEQRRLEEQEREQLSLVGRLEEQLREKHEAATTLLTREDADRLEEGRRALAEIRGALLRAKEAGERQDVDDAEEEARSAQSRYTDFKVAQVKELGQLEEGLRQQKEHLEKEVAAERNTVLLLAHGLKERQQQLKEMQEKGAQDATAVCQEEQLVKQAEHRLQLKERQLTSLADDLLPALAEEKQRAMEVLERSTGSNGNCNNPPGLDNTLYQVEKELEDKEEKLNLHWHSAQQLQQLQETYEFTANVARQEEKVRRKEKEILESKEKQQREAMEQAVARLERRHSALRRSISPEPDTEEQRLKSSVQRNLRGAELDQQRVEWEIRKLRQGISEGEENSRTHSISNEEKTSHGGSPVSHIQSLHTLLPLSDDRINAYIEEEVQRRLRKMNFLNGGGELDLSESCESLRDDEKLQNMNPRRLKYEHLVSRPLGSSADSLQEPVKISIPRYVLRGQGKDEHFEFEVKISVMDETWTVFRRYSRFREMHRSLRTKFPELAALEFPPKKLFGNRDERMIAERRNHLERYLRSLFRVMLSSLSSPLRTDADSGFYLSKHAICDFSPFFKKGVFEYSSHGTG